A genomic region of Selenomonadales bacterium contains the following coding sequences:
- a CDS encoding class I SAM-dependent methyltransferase, which translates to MVNEQTSIHDFDLNLICELHVGLERQGPGSPEITIKALSFLDNLNKTSRVVDLGCGTGGQTMVLAQNITGNITGVDFFPDFINALNENAKELNFQERVNGIVGSMENLSFQKEEFDLIWSEGAIANIGFEKGLNYWKDFLKSDGYIAVTYESWFTDERPEEIEKWWVDAVPEISTIGHNILIMQKSGYIPVAAFTLPEKCWTDNYFIPREAAGKALLEKYTGNKTVEAFIANMTYEAGLYSKYKQYYGYVFYIGKKI; encoded by the coding sequence ATGGTAAATGAACAAACATCAATTCATGATTTTGACTTAAACTTAATTTGTGAACTACATGTAGGATTGGAACGGCAAGGGCCTGGTAGTCCTGAAATAACTATTAAGGCATTAAGTTTTCTGGATAATCTTAATAAAACTTCACGGGTAGTAGATTTGGGCTGTGGAACTGGTGGGCAAACAATGGTTCTCGCACAAAATATCACTGGGAATATCACTGGTGTTGATTTTTTCCCTGATTTTATTAATGCTCTTAACGAAAATGCCAAAGAATTAAATTTCCAAGAAAGAGTAAATGGCATTGTTGGCTCAATGGAAAATCTTTCTTTCCAAAAAGAAGAATTTGACCTTATATGGTCTGAAGGGGCTATTGCCAATATTGGTTTTGAAAAAGGCTTGAACTATTGGAAGGACTTCCTCAAATCAGACGGCTATATTGCCGTAACATATGAGTCGTGGTTTACCGATGAACGCCCCGAGGAAATTGAAAAGTGGTGGGTTGATGCTGTTCCTGAAATAAGCACAATAGGGCATAACATTTTAATAATGCAAAAATCGGGATATATTCCCGTTGCCGCATTTACATTGCCTGAAAAATGCTGGACGGATAATTATTTTATTCCGCGAGAAGCAGCAGGAAAAGCACTTTTGGAAAAATATACTGGAAATAAAACCGTAGAGGCTTTTATTGCGAATATGACGTATGAGGCGGGATTGTATTCAAAGTATAAACAGTATTATGGATATGTTTTCTATATCGGCAAAAAAATATAA